Part of the Perognathus longimembris pacificus isolate PPM17 chromosome 1, ASM2315922v1, whole genome shotgun sequence genome, CTTAAACTCAGAGGCACCACAGAAAGGAGGGCATGGCCCTCATTTAGTAGCCCCAGCCTTCCAGTACGGCCCGCCGCTAGCACTGACCCGAGTGGCCGCTGGAGCCCAGGGCGGTGCCGAAGAGCAGCACGTACTCGGACAGCGAGGCGTGCAGAAGGCACATGGCGCCCATCCAGCCGCCCGCGTTCACAAACACCCATTGCAGCTCCTCGTCGGGCAGCACGTGGCCTGGGTGCAGCCGCCGCAGCTCCACGATCAGTCGGGAGAAGGCCAGCTCCTGATCCAGACCTGGCGGAAACAGAAGCCAGAAGCGGCGGAATCAGGACCAACCCCATCCGTGGCTCCGGGGGACAGCACCCTGGGAAACCACATCTCTGGGTCTGCCGGGCCAGCTCGCCCCCCTCTGGGCTCACAGCTCCCCTACCCTCAAACCCGCTCACCAGCATACTGCCGCGCCAACTGCGCGATCTCTTCGGGCTGGAAGACGAAGCTCTGCGTACCCAGCCAGAGCCAAAGGACTTGGGTCAACACCGCCGCGGCAGCCAGAAACAGCGCGGCCCACGCCCACCGCCGACCCACTGCCCACTGCATCCCGGCAGCTGGCCTAGCACCACCCCGCACAGCCGAACGCAGAGCACCGCAGGAGGGAGTCTGGGTCACGGGCGGTATATCACTGATCCGGTGCCCGCCGCCCGCGGTCCTCACTCACTCCCCCGCAAACACGGTGGTATGGCTCGATCTGACCAATCAGAGATGTCCGGTCACTGTAGCACCGCCCTGCGGGTCGAACCATTCGCTAGTAGGGGGCGCAAAGGGCGGGGAGGCGTCACGCACGTGaggtgagggggcggggcccagccTTCAGCGGCGGGCGTTTCAGCGTCTGCAGGCTGGCTGGGTTTCTCAGCTACTGGGCTGGGCTCTGCAGGGAGACTCAAGGGTCGAGCTGCCTGAGACTTGTAAAACCTCTCGTGATTATTAAAAGGACCTCCTTTGCTAGCACGAGATCAGGCGGAGAGGCGGCCGAACCTGGAAGCATTAGGTAAAGCTTTCTAGACGCAGTGACATCCAAACAATGTCTTTAAGCCAGGAGAAGGGCATTCCAGTCAACGAGACCCCATCGCCAGAGCAAAGAGCATGGGGATGTGTAGGGACTCTGTGATTTATTCATTGTTCTGAAGTACAAAGGTGTAAACCATTTACACAGAGCTATGCACAGAGAAGCAATGGGATTAGACTTTGCCTTGAGTAACACAGGAATATACAATGTctgtggaggggggcggggagcggcaAAATGAGAATTGGGGGATACCATAA contains:
- the Sigmar1 gene encoding sigma non-opioid intracellular receptor 1 is translated as MQWAVGRRWAWAALFLAAAAVLTQVLWLWLGTQSFVFQPEEIAQLARQYAGLDQELAFSRLIVELRRLHPGHVLPDEELQWVFVNAGGWMGAMCLLHASLSEYVLLFGTALGSSGHSGRYWAEISDTIISGTFYQWREGTTKSEVFYPGETVVHRPGEATAVEWAPNTWMVEYGRGVIPSTLAFALADTIFSTQDFFTLFYTLRSYARGLRLELTTYLFGQDP